A single genomic interval of Tursiops truncatus isolate mTurTru1 chromosome 1, mTurTru1.mat.Y, whole genome shotgun sequence harbors:
- the LOC109547395 gene encoding late cornified envelope protein 7A-like has translation MSCQQNQQKYQLPAKCLPKYPHKHPPKALQALAPCLPPAPSCCVPSCCISGFGSCCSLVSHRFPSVYLCQPQPSNCCEVEPSGCSSCCHSFGATADLQPWRSKRATAKEQSGADITSHSRFYSSLSS, from the coding sequence ATGTCCTGCCAACAAAACCAGCAGAAGTACCAGCTCCCTGCCAAGTGCCTCCCCAAATATCCACACAAGCACCCCCCAAAGGCTCTTCAGGCCCTggctccctgcctgcctcctgccccttcctgctgtgtccccagctgcTGTATTTCTGGCTTTGGAAGCTGCTGCTCTCTGGTGTCCCACCGGTTTCCAAGTGTCTACCTATGCCAGCCCCAGCCTTCCAACTGCTGTGAGGTGGAACCCTCTGGATGTTCCAGTTGCTGCCATAGTTTTGGGGCTACAGCTGATCTGCAACCTTGGAGGAGCAAAAGAGCCACAGCCAAAGAACAGTCTGGAGCTGACATCACTTCTCACTCTCGGTTTTATTCGTCCCTCTCCTCCTGA